A window of Lentibacillus sp. Marseille-P4043 contains these coding sequences:
- a CDS encoding YitT family protein codes for MNRTTKDIMLLIIGSLIFALGINYFTIPNHLSEGGVIGVTIVTYYLFEWSPGVVNFIVNAILLAAGYKFFSKRIIWYTIISIVFSSIFLHVTVNVGEEINGDTLLAALFAGLTVGLGLGLIFRAGGTSGGSAILARLANQFLGWSIGKGMLVIDILVIAGSAFIIGREKAMYTLIAVYVGAKVIDVVVEGANERTAVLIISRNPDEVLNQVTTKMARGITVLDGKGGYTKADKEVLYLVVNKQEIVQLKKIIQDIDPDAYVTVHSVQEIFRKGYKGSLTKS; via the coding sequence ATGAATAGAACAACAAAAGATATCATGTTACTTATCATTGGCTCACTTATTTTTGCACTCGGAATTAATTATTTCACCATTCCTAACCACTTATCAGAAGGCGGGGTTATTGGTGTAACGATTGTGACATATTATTTATTCGAGTGGTCACCTGGTGTCGTTAACTTCATCGTAAACGCAATATTACTAGCAGCAGGCTATAAATTTTTCAGCAAACGAATCATTTGGTATACCATCATCTCCATCGTGTTTTCCTCCATCTTTTTACATGTGACAGTAAATGTAGGTGAAGAAATAAATGGAGATACACTGCTTGCTGCATTATTTGCCGGCTTAACGGTTGGTCTCGGACTAGGACTGATTTTTCGCGCCGGGGGAACTTCAGGTGGATCAGCCATCCTTGCCCGCCTAGCGAACCAGTTTTTAGGGTGGAGCATTGGAAAAGGAATGCTCGTAATTGATATTCTTGTCATCGCCGGATCCGCCTTTATCATCGGCCGGGAAAAAGCGATGTATACGTTAATTGCCGTTTATGTTGGCGCCAAAGTAATTGATGTGGTTGTCGAGGGCGCAAATGAACGGACGGCAGTATTGATTATTTCGAGGAACCCTGATGAGGTATTGAACCAAGTAACAACGAAAATGGCCCGTGGTATCACGGTATTAGACGGAAAAGGCGGATACACAAAAGCAGATAAAGAAGTTTTATACCTTGTCGTAAATAAACAGGAAATTGTCCAACTAAAAAAAATCATCCAGGATATTGATCCAGACGCATATGTGACCGTTCATAGCGTGCAGGAGATATTTAGAAAAGGGTATAAAGGGTCGCTAACTAAGAGTTGA
- a CDS encoding carbon-nitrogen family hydrolase, which yields MKYAIYQMEVVAGNPEANRQQVEEWVKRVVKQEQPDTILLPEMWNTGYALSELANIADQDGEPTRSFLRELAKTYNINIVGGSIGNKKDDKFYNTSLVFDRNGELVYHYDKIHLVPMLNEHQYLTGGQKKVHTFELDHVKMGLIICYDLRFPELARQLALEDAQVLHIVAEWPIARKDHWKNLQLARAIENQFFVISSNTVGTYNGTEYAGESMVIDPWGTPIATGSVRNTETITATLDLSIVPKVRKDVPIFSSRVPEMYDLS from the coding sequence ATGAAATATGCTATTTATCAAATGGAAGTTGTTGCAGGGAATCCGGAAGCAAATCGTCAACAGGTTGAAGAGTGGGTTAAACGTGTCGTCAAACAGGAGCAGCCAGACACCATTCTACTTCCGGAAATGTGGAATACCGGCTATGCATTATCAGAACTAGCAAACATAGCAGATCAGGACGGGGAACCAACAAGATCATTTCTGCGTGAACTAGCCAAAACGTATAACATTAATATTGTTGGGGGTTCAATCGGCAATAAAAAAGACGATAAATTTTATAATACAAGCCTCGTTTTTGACCGTAATGGGGAACTCGTTTACCACTATGATAAAATCCATCTTGTTCCCATGTTGAATGAACATCAGTATTTAACAGGTGGACAAAAAAAGGTGCACACGTTTGAATTGGATCATGTTAAAATGGGACTTATTATTTGTTATGACTTGCGTTTTCCCGAATTGGCAAGACAACTGGCATTAGAAGATGCACAAGTACTGCACATTGTTGCCGAGTGGCCAATTGCTAGAAAAGACCATTGGAAAAACCTCCAACTTGCACGGGCAATCGAAAATCAGTTTTTTGTCATTTCCAGCAATACAGTTGGTACGTATAATGGGACGGAATATGCAGGTGAATCGATGGTGATCGATCCATGGGGTACACCAATTGCAACAGGCAGTGTCCGAAACACAGAAACAATTACAGCAACATTAGATCTATCTATTGTTCCAAAGGTTAGAAAAGATGTCCCAATATTTTCAAGTAGAGTTCCAGAAATGTATGACCTGTCTTAA
- a CDS encoding pyridoxal phosphate-dependent aminotransferase: MRTFEQSAMLKRLPEQFFAKLVKKAQELIDQGCDIINLGQGNPDLPTPDLIVTSLQEAATDPINHKYSPFQGFAYLKEAVATFYKREYDVTIDPEHEVAILFGAKTGLVELSQCLLNPGDLALLPDPGYPDYMSGIAMADAETTFMPLIKDNGFLPNYSELSIDALEQAKLMFLNYPNNPTAATATKDFFDDTVELAEKNNICVVHDFAYGALGYDKKPQSFLQSAGAKDVGVEIYTLSKTYNMAGWRVAFAVGNPSVVRSINLIQDHLYVSLFGAVQQAAADALTGDQTPVRELLDTYERRRNRFIAALHQIGWKVDAPKGTFFAWLPVPTGYSSTEFANLLLEKAHVVVAPGNGFGEKGEGYVRVGLLDSEDRLEEAAERIGELKLF, from the coding sequence GTGCGAACATTTGAACAATCAGCAATGCTGAAGCGATTGCCTGAGCAGTTTTTCGCAAAGCTTGTGAAAAAGGCACAGGAATTGATAGATCAGGGGTGCGATATCATTAATTTAGGGCAGGGAAACCCGGATTTGCCAACGCCTGATTTGATTGTGACATCTTTACAGGAAGCGGCAACAGATCCCATCAACCATAAATATTCGCCTTTTCAAGGATTTGCTTATTTAAAGGAAGCAGTGGCAACTTTTTATAAAAGAGAATATGACGTTACGATTGATCCGGAACATGAGGTAGCCATTCTTTTTGGGGCAAAGACAGGACTTGTGGAATTAAGTCAATGTTTATTGAATCCAGGTGATTTGGCATTGTTGCCAGATCCGGGATATCCAGACTATATGTCAGGGATTGCGATGGCTGATGCGGAAACTACATTCATGCCTTTAATCAAGGATAATGGTTTTTTGCCTAACTATAGCGAGCTTTCAATAGATGCATTGGAGCAGGCAAAATTAATGTTCCTAAATTATCCAAACAACCCAACAGCAGCGACAGCAACAAAAGATTTCTTTGATGATACGGTAGAACTGGCGGAAAAAAATAATATATGTGTAGTGCATGATTTTGCGTATGGTGCACTTGGATATGACAAGAAACCACAAAGCTTTTTGCAATCTGCAGGTGCTAAGGATGTTGGTGTTGAAATTTATACGCTATCCAAAACATACAATATGGCTGGATGGCGAGTCGCATTTGCTGTAGGAAATCCATCCGTAGTGAGAAGTATTAATCTCATTCAGGATCATCTTTATGTTAGTTTGTTTGGTGCGGTTCAACAAGCGGCTGCAGATGCCCTAACAGGCGATCAGACGCCAGTGCGCGAATTGCTGGATACATATGAAAGACGCCGTAATCGCTTTATTGCAGCATTACACCAAATTGGTTGGAAGGTAGATGCGCCAAAGGGTACTTTTTTCGCCTGGCTGCCAGTTCCGACGGGTTATTCTTCAACGGAATTTGCTAATTTACTCCTAGAAAAAGCGCATGTTGTTGTAGCACCTGGAAATGGATTTGGGGAAAAAGGAGAAGGATATGTACGCGTTGGCTTATTGGATTCAGAAGATCGATTGGAGGAAGCGGCTGAGCGGATTGGTGAGCTGAAATTGTTTTAA
- a CDS encoding YecA family protein: MSKIRRNDPCPCGSGKKYKKCHGASNAAWVNPKLINDSLDRLHQEVISFAINNNQNKINEQIKKHDNPFLQDNVETADVYTTGLTMWILLNVPCLANNQTIFDVFYHHRRATLNQQTSNAFAKWGNSVPSVYEVITVDQQQKHAVTVRDILTEDSFQIPFHDGDDYLEGSLIIGTLVPFANQHNFFYTLIKLYRHDKEVLRNLLQQYTNETGGLNRNFPNFLADALLLGVDANEWDNPLHEETAQLFAKHMVDKDINDEIILKGVALWNQYCKAENPSLKKVESYAAALEYLVQKTLLASTNITQGQLAEEYGASPGTVSTIFRKLSNVLSDDVE, encoded by the coding sequence ATGAGCAAAATTAGAAGAAATGATCCGTGTCCATGTGGAAGTGGTAAAAAGTATAAAAAGTGCCATGGTGCTTCCAATGCAGCCTGGGTCAACCCCAAATTGATAAACGATTCACTTGATCGTTTACATCAAGAGGTAATTTCTTTTGCTATCAACAACAATCAAAATAAAATAAACGAACAAATCAAAAAGCATGACAACCCATTTTTACAAGATAATGTGGAAACGGCAGACGTATATACGACCGGCCTAACCATGTGGATCCTGTTAAATGTGCCTTGCTTGGCAAACAACCAAACAATATTTGACGTTTTTTATCACCATAGGAGAGCAACGTTAAATCAGCAGACAAGCAATGCATTTGCCAAATGGGGGAATTCTGTCCCATCTGTTTATGAAGTCATCACCGTTGATCAACAACAAAAACACGCTGTGACGGTTCGCGATATTTTGACAGAGGATTCCTTCCAAATTCCTTTCCATGATGGAGATGATTATCTAGAAGGAAGTCTAATTATTGGGACGCTTGTACCGTTTGCTAACCAGCATAACTTCTTTTATACGCTAATCAAGTTATACCGTCATGATAAAGAAGTTTTGCGAAATCTATTGCAGCAATACACGAACGAAACTGGCGGACTAAATAGGAATTTCCCTAATTTCTTAGCTGATGCACTTCTGCTTGGTGTTGATGCAAATGAATGGGACAATCCATTACATGAAGAGACAGCCCAATTATTTGCCAAACACATGGTTGACAAGGATATTAACGATGAGATTATTTTAAAAGGGGTTGCACTTTGGAATCAATACTGTAAAGCCGAAAACCCGTCCCTTAAAAAGGTTGAATCCTATGCAGCCGCTTTAGAATACTTAGTGCAAAAAACACTCCTAGCTAGCACAAACATTACACAGGGGCAGCTAGCAGAAGAGTACGGCGCGTCGCCTGGTACCGTTTCAACCATTTTCCGTAAATTATCGAATGTGTTGTCAGATGATGTGGAGTAG
- a CDS encoding carbon starvation CstA family protein yields the protein MYTFLFGIALLIVGYFTYGKFIEKLFGVKEERKTPAYTSQDGVDYLPMNTPKNSLIQLLNIAGVGPIFGPIMGALYGPVAFIWIVVGCIFAGAVHDYLTGMISIRNRGAHLPELAGKFLGKFMKHVVNAFTILLLLLVGTVFVTAPAELLHNLMNGWVGMGYLIGAIFIYYLLATLLPIDKIIGRFYPIFGALLIISAIGVGVGMIVTGAPIPELSLTNMHPDNAPIFPLLFLTISCGALSGFHATQTPMISRTTQNEKHGRKIFYGMMIAEGIIAMIWAAAGMSLFHGPNGLNEILASGGPAAVVSEASKLMLGSIGGTIAILGVIILPITSGDTSFRSARMIIADYFHFPQTKIFNRLWIALPLFIISIALTQIDFTLLWRYFSWANQSTAVIALFVGSMYLYISKKNYWVSLIPGAFMLMATTTYILNASIGFGLSLKTSYIGAAIISIILIGIFFYAAKNTRTKTIELEEDVSNWGRTA from the coding sequence ATGTATACATTTTTATTTGGAATTGCATTATTAATCGTTGGTTATTTCACATATGGAAAGTTTATCGAAAAGTTATTTGGTGTTAAGGAAGAAAGAAAAACACCTGCATACACGAGTCAAGATGGTGTTGACTATTTGCCAATGAATACACCGAAAAACTCGCTGATCCAATTACTGAACATTGCTGGGGTTGGACCAATTTTCGGACCAATTATGGGAGCGCTTTATGGCCCTGTCGCATTTATTTGGATTGTGGTTGGATGTATTTTTGCTGGTGCGGTTCATGATTATTTAACAGGTATGATTTCTATTCGGAACCGTGGGGCTCACTTACCAGAACTTGCGGGGAAATTTTTAGGCAAATTTATGAAACATGTTGTAAACGCATTCACAATCTTACTATTATTATTGGTTGGAACTGTTTTTGTTACTGCACCAGCTGAACTCTTGCATAACTTAATGAATGGCTGGGTCGGAATGGGATACCTGATCGGGGCAATTTTTATCTATTATTTGCTCGCAACATTACTGCCGATCGACAAAATCATCGGTCGCTTTTATCCTATTTTTGGCGCATTATTAATCATTAGTGCTATTGGTGTTGGTGTAGGCATGATCGTTACTGGGGCGCCAATTCCTGAATTGTCATTAACCAATATGCATCCGGATAACGCACCTATTTTTCCATTATTGTTTCTAACGATTTCTTGTGGGGCTTTATCCGGATTTCACGCAACACAAACACCAATGATTTCACGTACGACCCAAAATGAAAAACATGGCCGGAAGATCTTCTACGGCATGATGATTGCTGAAGGGATTATCGCCATGATTTGGGCAGCGGCTGGCATGAGTTTATTCCACGGACCAAATGGACTAAATGAAATTCTTGCAAGTGGCGGACCAGCAGCAGTTGTTAGCGAAGCATCAAAATTAATGCTTGGATCAATCGGTGGGACAATCGCGATTCTCGGTGTAATTATATTGCCAATCACATCTGGTGATACATCATTCCGTAGCGCTCGAATGATAATTGCAGATTACTTTCACTTTCCGCAAACCAAAATATTCAATCGTCTATGGATTGCGCTTCCATTGTTCATTATTTCGATTGCATTAACACAGATTGACTTTACATTATTATGGCGGTATTTTTCCTGGGCAAACCAATCAACAGCAGTAATTGCACTGTTTGTAGGATCCATGTATCTCTATATTTCCAAGAAAAACTACTGGGTGTCATTGATTCCAGGGGCATTCATGTTAATGGCAACAACAACTTATATTTTAAATGCAAGCATTGGTTTTGGATTGTCATTAAAAACTTCTTATATAGGCGCAGCAATTATATCTATCATTTTAATTGGCATTTTCTTCTACGCTGCTAAAAATACACGAACCAAAACGATTGAACTCGAGGAAGATGTTTCGAATTGGGGAAGAACCGCATAA
- a CDS encoding LytR/AlgR family response regulator transcription factor: MTQVIDTLIVDDERYARQELKHLLEQFSFINIIGEADSGSEAIIKSLKLQPDVVFLDVEMPKISGMEVAKSLRELKKVPYIIFATAYPQFAAEAFRLEAVDYLLKPYDEAQLEQAIDRIKVKFLPSFPVDNSIFGKLAIETEGEIDYLFPKEILYIYREEKFSKIITKKEEFQVKITLKELESRLTPYNFFRIHKSYLVNLNYVSRLIPWFNGAFHLELEDREEKLAVSRNYVKELRRKLEL, from the coding sequence GTGACACAAGTTATTGATACATTAATCGTGGATGATGAACGATATGCACGGCAAGAATTAAAACATTTACTCGAGCAATTTTCTTTTATTAACATAATTGGTGAAGCTGATTCTGGCTCTGAAGCTATCATAAAATCTCTGAAACTCCAACCAGATGTTGTTTTTTTGGATGTGGAAATGCCAAAAATATCTGGAATGGAAGTTGCAAAGTCCTTACGAGAGCTAAAAAAAGTTCCTTACATTATTTTTGCTACGGCCTATCCGCAATTTGCTGCAGAGGCATTTCGTTTAGAAGCCGTAGATTATCTACTAAAGCCATATGATGAAGCACAACTTGAACAAGCGATTGATCGGATAAAAGTAAAGTTTCTCCCTTCTTTTCCCGTAGACAATTCAATATTTGGGAAGCTAGCCATCGAAACAGAGGGCGAGATTGATTACCTTTTTCCAAAAGAAATTCTATATATTTATCGTGAAGAAAAGTTCTCGAAAATCATTACAAAAAAAGAAGAATTCCAAGTTAAAATAACGTTGAAAGAATTAGAAAGTCGGTTAACACCTTACAACTTTTTTCGTATCCATAAAAGCTACCTCGTCAATCTAAATTATGTAAGTCGGTTAATTCCTTGGTTTAATGGTGCATTTCATCTTGAATTGGAAGACAGAGAGGAAAAATTAGCTGTCAGTAGAAACTATGTAAAAGAATTGCGGCGAAAGTTAGAGTTGTAA
- a CDS encoding sensor histidine kinase yields MTELLFTMLERLGIIVTAAFILTRLRFFQDMIHRDKLTRKQEYIAIIFFGLFGIIGTYFGVTLNTETLHFNRFAIDLTSDEAIANSRVIGIVLAGLLGGYKVGIGAGLIAGIHRLTLGGFTGVACGLATVIAGFIAGAFRKKGKHVKLPVAFGIGALAETIQMVVILVLAKPFDKALALVDMIGIPMIIANGIGSAIFLLIIQNVVNEEEKTSALQAQKTLRITEQTLGYLRKGMNNQSALAVCNILYQEIKPSAVAMTDKTTILAHVGMASDHHMANSPLQTQITKDVIQRGELVVANDDAIHCMNEYCPLGAAIIAPLKQRGETIGTLKLYFKSKKEMTNASVELMSGLSSLLSNQLEIAEADHALQLAKNSEIKALQAQISPHFLFNSLNVIVSLIRIDPQKARKLLMSLSKFLRNNVTGTTVSMVSLEQELAHVKAYLEIEEARFVDKLQISYEINDSTLSETLPPLTLQPIVENAVKHGIKDMEHHARIKIAVYDCIQSIKIEVEDNGKGMQPDQITKLETPQQPSKLGTGMGLYNVNRRLIMTFGEKAGISINSEPKQGTTISFQIPKTEART; encoded by the coding sequence ATGACGGAATTACTTTTCACTATGCTGGAGAGACTGGGGATAATTGTTACCGCAGCATTCATCCTAACTCGTCTTCGCTTTTTTCAGGATATGATTCACCGGGACAAACTTACCCGAAAGCAAGAATATATCGCCATTATATTTTTTGGCCTTTTCGGCATCATTGGAACTTATTTCGGTGTTACCCTAAACACGGAAACACTCCATTTCAATCGTTTTGCCATTGATTTAACGTCAGACGAGGCTATTGCCAATTCACGGGTGATTGGGATTGTTTTGGCTGGCCTTTTAGGTGGCTACAAAGTGGGAATTGGCGCAGGTTTAATTGCCGGAATTCATCGACTAACACTTGGCGGATTCACTGGTGTTGCCTGTGGGTTAGCGACAGTCATTGCCGGTTTTATTGCAGGCGCTTTTCGTAAAAAAGGGAAACATGTAAAACTTCCAGTTGCTTTTGGAATTGGAGCGCTTGCTGAAACAATTCAAATGGTTGTCATTCTTGTACTGGCTAAGCCATTTGACAAAGCACTGGCACTTGTGGATATGATCGGTATTCCTATGATCATTGCGAATGGAATTGGTTCCGCTATCTTTCTGTTAATCATTCAAAATGTAGTCAATGAAGAGGAAAAAACAAGTGCACTTCAAGCTCAAAAGACATTGCGAATTACTGAACAAACGCTCGGCTATCTCAGGAAAGGGATGAATAATCAATCAGCACTTGCTGTATGTAACATCTTGTATCAGGAGATTAAACCTAGTGCAGTAGCGATGACCGATAAAACAACCATATTAGCTCATGTCGGAATGGCCAGTGATCATCATATGGCAAATAGCCCGCTACAAACGCAGATAACGAAGGATGTTATTCAACGTGGTGAACTAGTTGTTGCAAATGATGATGCCATCCATTGTATGAATGAATATTGTCCACTTGGGGCAGCAATTATTGCGCCACTAAAACAGCGGGGGGAAACAATCGGCACACTTAAGCTATATTTTAAATCAAAAAAGGAGATGACGAATGCTAGTGTCGAACTTATGTCTGGATTAAGCTCCTTATTAAGTAATCAATTAGAAATAGCTGAAGCTGATCATGCTCTTCAACTGGCAAAGAACTCAGAAATCAAAGCATTACAGGCTCAAATAAGCCCACACTTTTTGTTCAATTCGTTAAATGTGATTGTCTCCCTTATCCGGATTGATCCACAAAAAGCGCGGAAACTGTTAATGTCACTTTCAAAATTTTTACGGAATAATGTGACGGGGACAACGGTGAGCATGGTATCACTAGAACAAGAGCTTGCACATGTAAAGGCATATTTGGAAATTGAAGAAGCCAGGTTTGTTGATAAACTACAAATCAGCTATGAAATAAATGATTCAACTTTGAGCGAGACTTTACCACCACTAACGTTACAGCCAATCGTCGAAAATGCTGTTAAACATGGTATCAAGGATATGGAACATCATGCACGCATAAAGATTGCCGTATACGATTGTATTCAATCAATTAAAATTGAGGTAGAAGATAACGGAAAGGGCATGCAACCAGATCAAATTACAAAATTGGAAACACCGCAACAACCATCAAAGCTCGGAACAGGAATGGGACTATATAATGTGAATCGCCGGCTTATCATGACTTTCGGTGAAAAAGCAGGTATTTCAATCAATAGTGAGCCTAAACAAGGAACAACAATTTCCTTTCAAATACCCAAAACGGAGGCGCGAACGTGA
- a CDS encoding CoxG family protein, whose protein sequence is MPSGEHQLELDIPIEHVWSFVSDMNKWAPLVPGYMEHEILHERKSTWKFKGEIGIIQKTVHLQIDITKWQEPTRVTFNLTGLNENVKGNGYFVAKTLAGNKTEVTSYLGVTAKGMKGPVINSVLKSLVPKTTRELTEAIATNVIRQGAVTV, encoded by the coding sequence ATGCCGAGCGGAGAACATCAATTAGAATTAGATATTCCCATTGAACATGTCTGGTCTTTCGTTAGTGATATGAATAAATGGGCACCTTTAGTACCAGGATATATGGAACACGAGATATTACACGAGAGAAAATCAACATGGAAATTCAAAGGGGAAATTGGGATTATTCAAAAGACAGTCCATCTGCAAATTGACATTACCAAATGGCAAGAGCCAACAAGGGTTACCTTTAATTTGACCGGACTAAATGAAAATGTAAAAGGAAATGGCTATTTTGTGGCAAAAACATTAGCTGGAAACAAAACCGAAGTAACGAGCTATCTTGGTGTTACCGCAAAAGGCATGAAAGGTCCAGTAATCAATTCTGTCTTAAAATCACTGGTTCCCAAAACGACAAGAGAGTTGACTGAAGCAATAGCTACTAACGTAATCAGGCAAGGTGCTGTTACGGTTTAA
- a CDS encoding bile acid:sodium symporter family protein, which produces MKTLEKVSSFAGNTFAVWVILFAILSFFLPGGFTWIAPHIALLLGIIMFGMGLTLSLSDFKAVFQAPKSVLIAVLAQFIIMPLLAYGLATIFQLPAEVAVGVILVGCCPGGTASNVMTFLAKGNTALSVSVTAVSTLLAPILTPALTLLLASKWLPVSAGSMFLSIVKIVLVPIVLGIVIRLLFRKQVEKSVAVLPLVSVIGIVAVASAVVAVNTENIVKEGLLIFAVVVLHNCLGLALGFVLGKLLKLDLRDQKAVSIEVGMQNSGLGSTLALAHFSPIAAVPSAIFSVWHNISGPVLATWWGKSDEPIDPPKDKRGKTA; this is translated from the coding sequence TTGAAAACACTAGAGAAGGTCAGTAGCTTTGCAGGGAACACATTTGCAGTATGGGTCATTCTTTTTGCTATTTTAAGTTTCTTTTTACCAGGTGGATTTACGTGGATTGCGCCACACATAGCACTACTTCTTGGGATTATTATGTTCGGGATGGGGCTGACGCTTTCTTTAAGTGATTTTAAAGCCGTTTTTCAAGCTCCCAAAAGTGTGCTTATCGCCGTACTTGCTCAATTCATCATTATGCCACTTCTAGCGTATGGGCTTGCTACTATTTTTCAACTTCCAGCCGAGGTAGCGGTGGGGGTTATCTTAGTAGGCTGTTGTCCTGGAGGTACCGCCTCTAATGTGATGACTTTTTTAGCAAAAGGCAATACCGCACTGTCTGTTTCAGTAACAGCAGTATCAACACTGCTTGCGCCGATTCTTACACCAGCATTAACATTACTTTTGGCTAGTAAATGGCTGCCTGTATCTGCGGGAAGCATGTTCCTATCAATTGTAAAAATTGTACTCGTTCCAATAGTTCTTGGGATTGTGATTCGCTTGTTGTTCCGCAAACAAGTAGAAAAAAGTGTTGCCGTACTACCGCTCGTTTCTGTCATTGGTATTGTTGCAGTAGCGTCTGCAGTTGTCGCGGTAAATACGGAAAATATTGTTAAAGAAGGTCTATTAATCTTTGCTGTTGTCGTTTTACATAATTGCTTGGGACTTGCACTTGGTTTTGTATTAGGGAAACTATTAAAACTGGATTTACGTGATCAAAAGGCAGTTTCAATTGAAGTAGGAATGCAGAATTCGGGGCTTGGATCGACATTAGCGCTTGCCCATTTCTCACCGATCGCTGCTGTACCAAGTGCTATTTTCAGTGTGTGGCATAACATTTCCGGTCCGGTACTTGCAACATGGTGGGGGAAAAGTGATGAGCCTATTGACCCGCCAAAAGATAAAAGAGGAAAAACAGCTTAG